A window of Paenibacillus phoenicis genomic DNA:
CCCTTTCAGTAAAAATTCAATCCTAGTAGTAGTTGTTCAAAAACCGTCTTTTGATCACCATGCACATCATGATGCTGGTTCGACTTCGAATCTTGAAATCAGCCGGACCTTCCGTTGCTCACGTAGAACTGTCTACGCTCCGCTACTCAGTCCCTAGCTTCATCCAACCTCCTCGGTGCTGAAAACCCGATTTTTGAACTCCCATTTAAAATTCCAAGCGATCTTATTTCTTCGCTTTTGGACGTTTCGCGCCGTATTTGGAACGAGCTTGCATCCGGTTGTTAACCCCAGCCGTATCCAATGCTCCGCGCACGATATGGTAACGGACACCCGGAAGGTCTTTGACCCGGCCGCCGCGAATCAGTACAACGCTGTGCTCTTGCAGGTTGTGTCCGATACCCGGAATGTAAGCCGTCACCTCTACACGGTTCGTCAAGCGAACACGGGCATATTTACGAAGCGCGGAGTTCGGTTTCTTCGGAGTCATCGTACCTACACGAGTGCAGACGCCGCGTTTTTGCGGAGAGCTCAAATCCGTAGCTTCGCGTTTCAGAGCGTTAAACCCTCTTTGCAGCGCTGGCGATTTGGATTTGTACACCTTATCTTGGCGTCCTTTACGTACTAATTGGTTAATTGTTGGCATGTTGTTGCCACCCCCTTCCTCAGAGTTCAAATCCATTTACAAACCACTTGTTTAAGCCCACAGACCCAGGCGGCTCATAAAAGAACAAAGGAAATGTTTTTGCCAAAGAGTCCTCCTCATTAGCAAAAACATTTTCGATCAACTATGACTTTACGATCACAGCCATCGCCGCTCCTACTTCAATCCCACAAGCCTTGCCGAGATTCGCCATCGTATCTACAAAGGTGACTTTCACGGCATGTTGGTTGCATAAGGCGACGATCCTTGACGTAAGGCGTGGATCTGCATTCTCAGCAACATAAACTTCCTCGGCCCGTCCAAGTTCAACCATTCGCATGGTCTGCTTGGTGCCGACCTTAATTGGTGCGTCCCGTAGTCCTTTATCATTAGACATCATAACGTCCTCCAAAGCACAGGGTTATCCGTACTCACGCACTATGATATAGTATCACTCCGCTATAGTAGGTGTCAAGCGAAATATTCAGCGGAATTTTCATAGAAAAAACAAGTCCGGCGCGCCCCGGATCAAACTCGCTTCAGGGTCGCGCCGGCTTATCTTCACCTTCGTCGTTATTCGATCGAAACAGGCTCCAAGCTTTCTTCCGTAACTTCGTCTTGTTCCGGCTCTTCGAATTGAATGTTGCGGT
This region includes:
- a CDS encoding ribosomal L7Ae/L30e/S12e/Gadd45 family protein, producing the protein MSNDKGLRDAPIKVGTKQTMRMVELGRAEEVYVAENADPRLTSRIVALCNQHAVKVTFVDTMANLGKACGIEVGAAMAVIVKS
- the rpsL gene encoding 30S ribosomal protein S12 — protein: MPTINQLVRKGRQDKVYKSKSPALQRGFNALKREATDLSSPQKRGVCTRVGTMTPKKPNSALRKYARVRLTNRVEVTAYIPGIGHNLQEHSVVLIRGGRVKDLPGVRYHIVRGALDTAGVNNRMQARSKYGAKRPKAKK